Proteins from a genomic interval of Scatophagus argus isolate fScaArg1 chromosome 6, fScaArg1.pri, whole genome shotgun sequence:
- the klhl26 gene encoding kelch-like protein 26 isoform X1, translating to MAESDGGDFASKHPQNSMANKNSTLRCTFSAPSHSATLLQGLSVLRAQGQLLDVVLAINEERFKVHKAVLAACSDYFRAMFTGGMRESNQDTIELKGLSARGLKHIIDFAYSSEVTLDLDCIQDVLGAAVFLQMVPVVELCEEFLKSAMSVETCLHIGQMATTFSLSSLKESVDAFTFRHFLQIAEEEDFLHIPMERLVFFLQSNKLKNCSEIDLFHAAIRWLQYDDSRRAQASSVLCHVRFPLMRSSELVDNVQTVDIMVEDVLCRQYLLEAFNYQILPFRQHEMQSSRTLIRSDVTSLITFGGTPYTDNDRTVSTKVYHLPDITSRQFKELTEMEAGCSHACVAVLDNFVYVVGGQHLQYRSGEGAVDSCYRYDPHLNQWLRIQPMQEARIQFQLNVLHGLLYATGGRNRSGSLSSVECYCPQKNEWTYVEPLKRRIWGHAGTPFGEKLYISGGYGVSLDDKKTLHCYDPVSDQWDFRAPMNEPRVLHAMISSRDRVYALGGRMDHVDRCFDVLAVEYYIPENDQWTTVSPMRAGQSEAGCCLLDRKIYIVGGYNWHLNNVTSIVQVYNTETDEWERDLHFPESFAGIACTPIIIPQNATQG from the exons TATGGCTAACAAGAATAGCACCCTACGCTGTACATTCTCAGCCCCGAGCCACAGTGCCACCCTTCTCCAGGGCTTGTCTGTCTTGCGGGCTCAGGGCCAACTACTTGACGTCGTACTGGCCATCAACGAGGAGCGCTTCAAGGTCCACAAAGCTGTGTTGGCTGCCTGTAGTGATTACTTCAG AGCCATGTTTACTGGAGGCATGAGGGAGTCAAATCAAGATACGATTGAGCTGAAGGGTTTGTCCGCCCGTGGACTGAAACATATTATTGACTTTGCCTACAGTTCAGAAGTCACCTTAGACCTGGACTGTATTCAGGATGTCCTCGGGGCAGCTGTGTTTCTCCAGATGGTCCCAGTCGTGGAGCTGTGTGAGGAGTTCCTCAAGTCAGCGATGAGTGTCGAGACCTGCCTGCACATCGGCCAGATGGCCACCACCTTCAGCCTGTCTTCCCTCAAAGAGTCAGTGGATGCCTTCACTTTCCGCCACTTCCTCCAAattgcagaggaggaagacttCCTGCACATTCCCATGGAGCGCCTCGTCTTCTTCCTGCAGAGCAACAAACTGAAGAACTGTAGCGAGATCGACCTCTTCCATGCTGCCATCAGGTGGCTTCAGTATGACGACTCTCGTCGTGCTCAAGCCAGCAGCGTCCTGTGCCATGTGCGCTTCCCGCTCATGCGCTCTTCTGAGCTGGTGGACAATGTTCAGACAGTGGACATCATGGTGGAGGACGTGCTGTGCCGCCAGTATCTCCTCGAGGCCTTCAATTACCAGATTCTTCCTTTCCGACAGCATGAGATGCAGTCTTCGCGGACGCTCATACGTTCTGACGTCACGTCTCTCATCACCTTTGGTGGGACGCCCTACACTGACAACGACCGCACAGTGAGCACCAAGGTGTACCATCTCCCTGACATTACATCCCGCCAGTTCAAAGagctgacagagatggaggcGGGGTGCAGCCATGCTTGTGTTGCTGTACTTGATAACTTTGTCTATGTAGTTGGTGGACAGCACTTGCAGTACCGCAGCGGCGAGGGGGCAGTAGACAGCTGTTACCGCTACGACCCACATCTGAACCAGTGGCTGCGCATCCAACCCATGCAGGAGGCTCGTATCCAGTTTCAGCTCAACGTGCTGCATGGACTGCTGTACGCCACAGGAGGGCGCAATCGATCTGGCAGTCTGTCATCTGTCGAGTGTTACTGCCCACAGAAGAATGAGTGGACTTATGTGGAACCATTGAAACGCCGGATTTGGGGTCATGCGGGGACTCCCTTTGGAGAAAAGCTCTATATCTCAGGGGGTTATGGTGTCTCATTGGATGACAAGAAAACTCTCCACTGCTATGACCCAGTGTCAGACCAGTGGGACTTCAGAGCCCCCATGAATGAACCCAGAGTGCTGCATGCCATGATCAGTTCTAGGGATCGGGTTTATGCTCTGGGTGGTCGCATGGACCATGTGGACCGTTGTTTTGATGTTCTTGCAGTTGAGTATTACATTCCAGAGAATGACCAGTGGACCACCGTCAGTCCCATGAGGGCAGGGCAGTCTGAGGCAGGCTGCTGTTTACTGGACAGAAAGATATACATTGTCGGGGGTTACAACTGGCACCTGAACAATGTCACAAGCATCGTGCAGGTgtacaacacagagacagatgagtgGGAGAGGGATCTGCACTTCCCAGAATCCTTTGCTGGCATCGCTTGTACCCCAATTATAATTCCCCAAAATGCCACACAAGGCTGA
- the klhl26 gene encoding kelch-like protein 26 isoform X2: MAESDGGDFASKHPQNSMANKNSTLRCTFSAPSHSATLLQGLSVLRAQGQLLDVVLAINEERFKVHKAVLAACSDYFSSEVTLDLDCIQDVLGAAVFLQMVPVVELCEEFLKSAMSVETCLHIGQMATTFSLSSLKESVDAFTFRHFLQIAEEEDFLHIPMERLVFFLQSNKLKNCSEIDLFHAAIRWLQYDDSRRAQASSVLCHVRFPLMRSSELVDNVQTVDIMVEDVLCRQYLLEAFNYQILPFRQHEMQSSRTLIRSDVTSLITFGGTPYTDNDRTVSTKVYHLPDITSRQFKELTEMEAGCSHACVAVLDNFVYVVGGQHLQYRSGEGAVDSCYRYDPHLNQWLRIQPMQEARIQFQLNVLHGLLYATGGRNRSGSLSSVECYCPQKNEWTYVEPLKRRIWGHAGTPFGEKLYISGGYGVSLDDKKTLHCYDPVSDQWDFRAPMNEPRVLHAMISSRDRVYALGGRMDHVDRCFDVLAVEYYIPENDQWTTVSPMRAGQSEAGCCLLDRKIYIVGGYNWHLNNVTSIVQVYNTETDEWERDLHFPESFAGIACTPIIIPQNATQG; this comes from the exons TATGGCTAACAAGAATAGCACCCTACGCTGTACATTCTCAGCCCCGAGCCACAGTGCCACCCTTCTCCAGGGCTTGTCTGTCTTGCGGGCTCAGGGCCAACTACTTGACGTCGTACTGGCCATCAACGAGGAGCGCTTCAAGGTCCACAAAGCTGTGTTGGCTGCCTGTAGTGATTACTTCAG TTCAGAAGTCACCTTAGACCTGGACTGTATTCAGGATGTCCTCGGGGCAGCTGTGTTTCTCCAGATGGTCCCAGTCGTGGAGCTGTGTGAGGAGTTCCTCAAGTCAGCGATGAGTGTCGAGACCTGCCTGCACATCGGCCAGATGGCCACCACCTTCAGCCTGTCTTCCCTCAAAGAGTCAGTGGATGCCTTCACTTTCCGCCACTTCCTCCAAattgcagaggaggaagacttCCTGCACATTCCCATGGAGCGCCTCGTCTTCTTCCTGCAGAGCAACAAACTGAAGAACTGTAGCGAGATCGACCTCTTCCATGCTGCCATCAGGTGGCTTCAGTATGACGACTCTCGTCGTGCTCAAGCCAGCAGCGTCCTGTGCCATGTGCGCTTCCCGCTCATGCGCTCTTCTGAGCTGGTGGACAATGTTCAGACAGTGGACATCATGGTGGAGGACGTGCTGTGCCGCCAGTATCTCCTCGAGGCCTTCAATTACCAGATTCTTCCTTTCCGACAGCATGAGATGCAGTCTTCGCGGACGCTCATACGTTCTGACGTCACGTCTCTCATCACCTTTGGTGGGACGCCCTACACTGACAACGACCGCACAGTGAGCACCAAGGTGTACCATCTCCCTGACATTACATCCCGCCAGTTCAAAGagctgacagagatggaggcGGGGTGCAGCCATGCTTGTGTTGCTGTACTTGATAACTTTGTCTATGTAGTTGGTGGACAGCACTTGCAGTACCGCAGCGGCGAGGGGGCAGTAGACAGCTGTTACCGCTACGACCCACATCTGAACCAGTGGCTGCGCATCCAACCCATGCAGGAGGCTCGTATCCAGTTTCAGCTCAACGTGCTGCATGGACTGCTGTACGCCACAGGAGGGCGCAATCGATCTGGCAGTCTGTCATCTGTCGAGTGTTACTGCCCACAGAAGAATGAGTGGACTTATGTGGAACCATTGAAACGCCGGATTTGGGGTCATGCGGGGACTCCCTTTGGAGAAAAGCTCTATATCTCAGGGGGTTATGGTGTCTCATTGGATGACAAGAAAACTCTCCACTGCTATGACCCAGTGTCAGACCAGTGGGACTTCAGAGCCCCCATGAATGAACCCAGAGTGCTGCATGCCATGATCAGTTCTAGGGATCGGGTTTATGCTCTGGGTGGTCGCATGGACCATGTGGACCGTTGTTTTGATGTTCTTGCAGTTGAGTATTACATTCCAGAGAATGACCAGTGGACCACCGTCAGTCCCATGAGGGCAGGGCAGTCTGAGGCAGGCTGCTGTTTACTGGACAGAAAGATATACATTGTCGGGGGTTACAACTGGCACCTGAACAATGTCACAAGCATCGTGCAGGTgtacaacacagagacagatgagtgGGAGAGGGATCTGCACTTCCCAGAATCCTTTGCTGGCATCGCTTGTACCCCAATTATAATTCCCCAAAATGCCACACAAGGCTGA